A window from Flavobacterium sp. 83 encodes these proteins:
- a CDS encoding aspartate kinase, with translation MRVFKFGGASVKDAAGIKNVYDVLQKAGYEDVLLVVSAMGKTTNALETVIKNYFDKSAELNSSVQEVKKYHNQILMDLFEEEKHEVFTAVNNQFSELEYFLAHNKSPNYNFVYDQIVSYGELISTTILSHFMSFMGIKTQWLDVRNYIKTDATYRDAEVDWELTQKNIAKNVKRKILNITQGFLGSDENNFTTTLGREGSDYTAAIFAYCLNAESVTIWKDVPGVMNADPRYFENASLLNQISYREAIELAFYGATVIHPKTLQPLQKKEIPLFVKSFINPLLPGTRVAKGADLEPYLPCFIVKRNQLLISLSSIDFSFIMEENISEIFALFHQFKIKVNLIQNSAISFSVCVEDKFENFKDLNAILSKKFKVEFDENVTLYTIRHFNDKAAATVEENKTVLLKQVSRETMQVVTKEN, from the coding sequence ATGAGAGTATTCAAATTTGGTGGTGCTTCTGTAAAAGATGCTGCAGGAATAAAAAACGTATATGACGTTTTGCAAAAAGCAGGTTATGAGGATGTATTATTAGTTGTTTCTGCAATGGGAAAAACTACTAACGCACTTGAAACCGTTATAAAAAATTATTTTGACAAATCGGCTGAATTAAATTCATCCGTTCAAGAAGTAAAAAAATACCACAATCAAATTCTTATGGATTTGTTTGAAGAAGAAAAGCACGAAGTGTTTACTGCGGTAAATAATCAATTTTCTGAATTAGAATATTTTTTAGCGCATAATAAATCGCCAAATTATAATTTCGTTTACGATCAAATTGTAAGTTATGGCGAATTGATATCTACCACTATTCTGAGCCATTTTATGAGCTTTATGGGAATAAAAACACAATGGTTAGATGTGCGAAATTATATAAAAACAGATGCTACTTATAGAGATGCAGAAGTTGACTGGGAATTAACACAGAAGAATATTGCCAAAAATGTAAAAAGAAAAATATTAAACATTACTCAAGGATTTTTAGGTTCTGACGAAAATAACTTCACCACTACTTTAGGTCGTGAAGGTTCTGATTATACTGCTGCAATTTTTGCTTATTGCCTAAATGCCGAAAGTGTAACCATCTGGAAAGATGTTCCAGGTGTCATGAATGCTGACCCAAGGTATTTCGAAAATGCAAGTTTACTTAACCAAATTTCCTACCGTGAAGCGATTGAATTAGCTTTTTATGGCGCTACAGTTATACACCCAAAAACATTACAGCCTTTGCAAAAAAAGGAGATTCCTTTATTTGTAAAATCGTTTATTAATCCTTTACTACCGGGAACTCGTGTTGCAAAAGGAGCCGATTTAGAACCGTATTTGCCTTGTTTTATTGTCAAAAGAAACCAACTCTTGATTTCGCTTTCGTCAATAGATTTCTCTTTTATAATGGAAGAAAACATTAGTGAAATTTTTGCTTTGTTTCACCAATTTAAAATAAAAGTAAATTTAATTCAAAATTCAGCAATTAGTTTTTCTGTTTGCGTTGAGGATAAATTTGAAAATTTCAAAGATTTGAACGCCATTCTTTCGAAAAAATTCAAAGTGGAATTTGATGAAAATGTCACCTTATATACCATTCGACATTTCAATGATAAAGCAGCAGCAACAGTTGAGGAAAACAAAACCGTATTATTGAAACAAGTGAGCCGTGAGACCATGCAGGTAGTAACCAAAGAAAATTAG
- a CDS encoding GNAT family N-acetyltransferase, with product MNIRKGNHEDMEAVLGLIQELADFEKEPDAVLITVDDLVRDGFGTTPLFHVFVAEVESEIVGIALYYYRYSTWKGKIIHLEDLVVKDKMRGTGLGYALYSEIIKQGKRDNVRRIDWHVLDWNTPAVDFYEKSGAKVLRDWDVVQMDEAGIDAFLEKNK from the coding sequence ATGAATATTAGAAAAGGAAATCACGAAGACATGGAAGCGGTTTTAGGACTAATTCAAGAATTGGCAGACTTTGAAAAAGAACCTGATGCAGTTCTTATCACTGTTGATGATTTAGTTCGCGATGGTTTTGGCACAACTCCTTTATTTCATGTTTTTGTAGCCGAGGTGGAATCGGAAATTGTGGGTATCGCTTTGTATTATTATCGCTATTCTACCTGGAAAGGAAAAATAATTCATCTGGAGGATTTAGTGGTAAAAGATAAAATGCGCGGAACCGGACTAGGCTATGCCTTATATTCTGAAATCATCAAACAAGGTAAAAGAGATAATGTCCGAAGAATTGACTGGCATGTCCTTGACTGGAATACTCCAGCAGTTGATTTTTATGAAAAATCAGGAGCAAAAGTATTAAGAGATTGGGATGTTGTTCAAATGGATGAAGCAGGAATTGACGCGTTCTTAGAAAAAAATAAATAA